GTGATGCAGGAAGCTACAAAATCATAAGTTAGATTTGAACGGTCAGCATGCTCTTTTTTTAAAACAAGGGTTACTCCTTCATCTTCCTTGAAAGTTCCATGAACAATAGAAAAATCTATCTCATAAGAATGGGGTACGGTTACGAACACATACCTATTCTTGTGAAGGACAGGTTCCATATTGGATAAAAGTTTGGACAGATTTGTTTCTCCCGACATTCCTAAACTTTTAATTGCTTAAAAACCCTTTCAAAATCTTGATATACACATCTATGCCTTTCTCGATTTCATCTAGATAAATAAACTCATCT
The nucleotide sequence above comes from Flagellimonas sp. HMM57. Encoded proteins:
- a CDS encoding ACT domain-containing protein, with translation MSGETNLSKLLSNMEPVLHKNRYVFVTVPHSYEIDFSIVHGTFKEDEGVTLVLKKEHADRSNLTYDFVASCITLTVHSALHAIGLTSAISTALANDKISCNVIAAYYHDHIFVEEKDAEKAIKVLLKLTNAYNLKK